In a genomic window of Helianthus annuus cultivar XRQ/B chromosome 10, HanXRQr2.0-SUNRISE, whole genome shotgun sequence:
- the LOC110885982 gene encoding protein RADIALIS-like 1, whose amino-acid sequence MASSSMSSRGSGTWTAKQNKAFEKALAVFDKDTPDRWQNVAKAVGGKTAEEVKQHYQVLVEDLQRIESGRVPYPNYRTTG is encoded by the coding sequence ATGGCATCTAGCTCAATGTCTTCACGCGGGTCGGGTACTTGGACTGCTAAGCAGAACAAGGCCTTTGAGAAGGCGTTGGCGGTGTTTGACAAAGACACACCTGACAGGTGGCAGAATGTCGCCAAGGCTGTTGGCGGCAAAACTGCCGAGGAAGTGAAGCAGCATTATCAAGTCCTTGTGGAGGATTTGCAGCGCATCGAAAGTGGCCGAGTTCCTTATCCAAATTACCGGACCACTGGCTGA